One stretch of Rhodoferax lithotrophicus DNA includes these proteins:
- a CDS encoding ABC transporter permease yields MKTQARLMLLLLLAPALLWLIGLIVLPHVELSILSLRARVAPRVYEPSLAQFRTFYEEPLYWHTFMRTALMSILATGITLLMAFPIAWTIAKLVRGKSKSMLFVMCLIPFWVSETVRTLGWMILLRESGVLPAFLVWLGVTPAPVEMLYHDATILVGLVYTSMLFMVIPLISALESLDDSLIEAAYDLGGNGWSILRQIVIPHAAPGIVAGCIVVFMLTLGNYLTPTLLGGKNSQWFTEQIYTQFITRFNWEQGAAFGFLLLGLSTAIVWAGLRLSGQKFGEVMQRS; encoded by the coding sequence ATGAAAACCCAGGCTCGCTTGATGCTCCTGTTGCTGCTGGCTCCAGCACTGCTGTGGCTGATCGGCCTGATCGTGTTGCCGCATGTGGAGCTGAGCATTTTGTCGCTGCGCGCGCGCGTGGCCCCGCGTGTCTACGAGCCCAGCTTGGCGCAATTCCGCACGTTTTATGAAGAGCCGCTGTACTGGCACACCTTCATGCGCACGGCGCTGATGTCCATCCTGGCCACGGGTATCACCCTGCTGATGGCGTTTCCCATCGCCTGGACGATTGCCAAGCTGGTGCGCGGAAAGTCCAAATCCATGCTGTTTGTCATGTGCCTGATCCCATTCTGGGTCAGTGAAACGGTGCGCACCCTGGGCTGGATGATTTTGCTGCGTGAATCCGGCGTATTGCCCGCCTTCCTGGTCTGGCTGGGGGTCACGCCCGCACCGGTGGAAATGCTCTACCACGATGCCACCATCCTGGTCGGGCTGGTCTACACCTCGATGTTGTTCATGGTCATCCCGCTGATCAGTGCGCTGGAGAGTCTGGACGACTCGCTGATCGAAGCCGCTTACGACCTGGGCGGCAACGGCTGGTCGATCCTGCGCCAAATCGTCATTCCACACGCTGCCCCCGGCATTGTGGCGGGCTGTATTGTGGTGTTTATGCTGACCCTGGGCAACTACCTGACCCCCACGCTCTTGGGCGGTAAAAACTCGCAGTGGTTCACCGAACAAATTTACACCCAGTTCATCACCCGCTTCAACTGGGAGCAGGGCGCGGCGTTTGGCTTCTTGCTGCTGGGCTTGAGCACCGCCATCGTCTGGGCTGGCCTGCGCTTAAGTGGTCAAAAATTTGGCGAAGTGATGCAACGATCATGA
- a CDS encoding ABC transporter permease, translating to MIASLPRPLWLRASTVVYGVAFFAFLFLPLLIVAVFAFNDAPYPAPPWRGFTLDWFLGHDGSGRTGLFADSAMLGSLWTSVIVACWVTLLSVLVGTANAFLIERTQFHGKQALSLLMLAPLVIPGVILGISILAFASRIANLADDLWGLELEFLRPGLPLVVLGQFSYIVSIATLTITARLKRFDVTLEEAAYNLGASRAAVLWTITLPYLKPALIGSAAISFLMSFENFNTTLMLVGSDSPLTVMMYGRMREGATPVLNAVSLLLMVASAVLALTMMRGPKAGEPDHAN from the coding sequence ATGATTGCCTCGTTGCCTCGCCCGCTGTGGTTACGCGCCAGCACCGTGGTGTATGGCGTGGCGTTTTTTGCCTTCCTGTTCCTGCCACTGCTCATCGTGGCGGTGTTTGCCTTCAACGATGCGCCCTACCCAGCCCCACCCTGGCGCGGTTTCACGCTGGACTGGTTTCTGGGCCACGACGGCTCAGGCCGCACCGGCTTGTTTGCCGACAGTGCCATGCTGGGCAGCCTGTGGACCAGCGTCATCGTGGCCTGCTGGGTCACGCTGCTGTCGGTGCTGGTCGGCACGGCCAATGCGTTTCTGATCGAGCGCACCCAGTTTCACGGCAAGCAGGCCCTGAGCTTGTTGATGCTGGCCCCGCTGGTGATTCCGGGGGTGATTCTGGGCATCTCGATCTTGGCCTTTGCCAGCCGCATTGCCAACCTGGCCGATGACCTGTGGGGGCTGGAGCTGGAGTTTTTGCGCCCCGGCTTGCCGCTGGTGGTGCTGGGGCAGTTCTCGTACATCGTCTCGATTGCCACGCTGACCATCACCGCCCGCCTGAAACGCTTCGATGTCACGCTGGAAGAAGCCGCCTACAACCTGGGGGCCTCCCGCGCCGCCGTGCTCTGGACCATCACCCTGCCCTACCTGAAACCGGCGCTGATCGGCTCGGCCGCCATCTCGTTCCTGATGAGTTTTGAGAACTTCAACACCACGCTGATGCTGGTAGGCTCGGACTCACCGCTCACCGTGATGATGTATGGCCGCATGCGCGAAGGCGCCACCCCGGTGCTCAATGCGGTCAGCCTGCTGCTGATGGTGGCCTCCGCCGTGCTGGCGTTGACCATGATGCGGGGGCCAAAAGCCGGCGAGCCTGACCACGCAAACTGA
- a CDS encoding TIGR00266 family protein → MAMDVVDYEIFGTEMQYVEVELDPGEAAVGEAGAMMYMQAGIQMDTVFGDGSQQGGFFGKLMGAGKRLMTGENMFTTVFQNAGSSKQRVAFAAPYPGKIIPMDLSTLGGTLLCQKDSFLCAAKGVSLGIAFQKKLGVGLFGGEGFIMQKLEGDGLAFVHAGGTLMERTLAPGEVLRVDTGCVVAYQPSVDFDIQYVGKIKSALFGGEGLFFATMSGPGKVWLQSLPLSRLANRILLSAPAAGGRSAEQSSLLGGGVLGGSLLGGLVGGNDD, encoded by the coding sequence ATGGCAATGGATGTGGTGGATTACGAGATTTTTGGCACCGAGATGCAGTATGTGGAGGTCGAGCTTGACCCTGGCGAAGCCGCCGTGGGTGAGGCGGGTGCCATGATGTACATGCAGGCGGGTATTCAAATGGACACGGTGTTTGGCGACGGCTCACAGCAGGGCGGCTTCTTTGGCAAGCTCATGGGCGCAGGCAAGCGCCTGATGACCGGTGAAAACATGTTCACCACCGTTTTCCAGAACGCCGGATCAAGCAAGCAGCGGGTGGCTTTTGCCGCACCTTACCCAGGCAAGATCATCCCGATGGATTTGAGCACCCTGGGCGGCACACTGCTGTGCCAGAAAGATTCATTTTTGTGTGCCGCCAAAGGCGTGTCACTGGGCATTGCCTTTCAGAAAAAGCTGGGCGTGGGTTTGTTTGGTGGTGAGGGCTTCATCATGCAAAAGCTCGAAGGTGATGGCCTGGCTTTTGTGCACGCCGGTGGCACGCTGATGGAGCGCACGCTGGCTCCTGGCGAAGTCTTGCGGGTGGACACCGGCTGTGTGGTGGCCTACCAGCCCAGCGTGGACTTTGACATTCAGTACGTGGGCAAGATCAAGTCGGCCCTGTTTGGCGGCGAAGGGCTGTTTTTTGCCACCATGAGCGGGCCTGGCAAGGTCTGGTTGCAGTCGCTGCCACTGTCGCGCCTGGCCAATCGCATCCTCTTGTCCGCACCCGCTGCGGGCGGCCGTTCTGCCGAGCAGAGTTCATTGCTGGGTGGTGGTGTGCTGGGCGGCAGCTTGTTGGGTGGTCTGGTGGGAGGGAATGATGACTGA
- the cdd gene encoding cytidine deaminase, whose product MSTFTLTEPQQQALLHAARSAQRQAYAPYSHYPVGAAVLDDQGRIHAGCNVENAAYPEGLCAEASALAAMVLAGSTRALAVLVVGQGGQNNSAWTTPCGGCRQKLREFGAPDMPILSANDTTLGPRYTLSALLPESFGPEHLGNT is encoded by the coding sequence ATGAGCACCTTCACCCTCACCGAGCCCCAGCAACAAGCCTTGTTACACGCGGCCCGCAGCGCCCAGCGCCAGGCCTACGCACCTTATTCCCACTACCCCGTTGGTGCCGCCGTGCTGGACGACCAGGGTCGCATCCACGCCGGTTGCAACGTCGAAAACGCCGCCTACCCTGAAGGCCTGTGTGCCGAAGCCTCGGCCTTGGCGGCCATGGTGCTGGCCGGCAGCACCCGTGCACTGGCGGTGCTGGTGGTTGGCCAGGGCGGCCAAAACAACAGCGCCTGGACCACACCCTGCGGCGGTTGCCGCCAGAAATTGCGCGAATTTGGCGCACCCGATATGCCGATCCTGAGCGCCAACGACACCACCCTGGGGCCGCGCTACACCTTGAGCGCCCTGTTGCCCGAGAGCTTTGGGCCGGAGCATCTGGGCAACACATGA
- a CDS encoding purine-nucleoside phosphorylase: MNNILDAIQTITQRAAHLQPRIAVVLGSGWGGLTDHITGAIQIPYSDLPGFPQPTVAGHSAMLWLGHIGKQAVAVMSGRKHGYETGAVDGMAEPLRVLKGLGCHTLVQTNAAGSLRTDMPPQSLMLISDHLNLPQRSPLVGLTGSERFVNMVDAYDSELKHLAVQVAQAQGAMLFEGVYAWFLGPQFETPAEIRMARLLGADAVGMSTVPETILARYLGLRVLALSFITNLGAGMSAEQLSHAHTLSQAQEGSAKASRLLADIIGQLP; this comes from the coding sequence ATGAACAACATCCTTGATGCAATTCAAACCATCACCCAACGTGCCGCCCATCTGCAACCCCGCATCGCCGTGGTGCTGGGCTCCGGCTGGGGCGGTTTGACGGATCACATCACCGGGGCGATCCAGATTCCCTACAGCGACTTGCCCGGGTTTCCGCAGCCTACGGTGGCCGGTCACAGCGCCATGCTCTGGCTGGGCCACATCGGCAAGCAAGCGGTGGCAGTGATGAGCGGGCGCAAGCATGGTTATGAAACCGGTGCGGTCGACGGCATGGCCGAGCCTTTGCGGGTGTTAAAAGGCCTGGGTTGCCACACGCTGGTGCAAACCAACGCGGCGGGCAGCCTGCGCACCGACATGCCGCCGCAGAGTCTGATGCTGATCAGCGACCACCTGAACCTGCCGCAACGCTCACCCCTGGTGGGCCTTACCGGGTCGGAGCGTTTTGTCAATATGGTGGATGCCTATGATTCAGAGCTAAAACACCTTGCAGTGCAGGTAGCACAAGCGCAAGGCGCTATGCTTTTTGAAGGCGTGTATGCCTGGTTTCTGGGACCGCAGTTTGAGACTCCGGCTGAAATCCGCATGGCCCGGCTGCTGGGTGCGGACGCGGTGGGCATGAGCACCGTACCTGAAACCATTCTGGCGCGTTACCTGGGGCTGCGCGTGCTGGCCTTGTCGTTCATCACCAACCTGGGGGCGGGCATGTCGGCTGAGCAACTGAGCCATGCCCACACCTTGAGTCAGGCTCAGGAAGGCAGTGCCAAGGCGAGCCGGTTGTTGGCTGACATCATTGGTCAGCTGCCATGA
- the deoC gene encoding deoxyribose-phosphate aldolase encodes MNTSSNTTPTWSHDLISSARIALACLDLTSLNDADTEADIAQLCQRAQSPFGPTAAVCVWPRLAAFARAQLPPHIAVAAVANFPYGNADVDAAMRDTVQIVQAGAQEVDVVLPYKALMAGDEAAVTTLLVAVRQACPGLVLKVILETGELQTPELIQRASQLALDAGADFLKTSTGKTATHATPEAAHIMLAAITAHPSAQKYAGFKASGGIKTAQEAIIYEALTQHYLGAAALTAKRFRLGASSLLANLEAVLGELDDESPTQPGGY; translated from the coding sequence ATGAACACCTCTTCCAACACCACACCTACCTGGTCACATGACCTGATCAGCAGCGCCCGCATCGCCCTGGCCTGCCTGGATCTCACCAGCCTGAACGACGCTGACACCGAAGCCGACATTGCCCAACTCTGCCAACGCGCCCAAAGCCCGTTTGGCCCCACCGCCGCCGTCTGTGTCTGGCCCCGGCTGGCCGCCTTTGCCCGTGCGCAGTTGCCGCCGCACATTGCCGTGGCTGCCGTGGCCAACTTTCCGTATGGCAACGCGGATGTGGACGCAGCAATGCGCGACACCGTGCAGATTGTGCAAGCCGGGGCCCAAGAGGTGGACGTGGTGCTGCCCTACAAGGCCCTGATGGCTGGTGATGAAGCGGCGGTCACCACACTGCTTGTGGCCGTGCGCCAAGCCTGCCCCGGCCTGGTGCTGAAGGTGATTCTGGAAACCGGAGAACTCCAAACCCCCGAGCTGATTCAACGCGCCAGCCAACTGGCATTGGATGCGGGTGCCGACTTTCTGAAAACCAGCACCGGCAAAACCGCCACCCACGCCACGCCCGAGGCGGCGCACATCATGCTGGCCGCCATCACGGCCCACCCCAGCGCCCAAAAATATGCAGGGTTTAAGGCCTCAGGCGGCATCAAGACAGCGCAGGAAGCTATCATTTATGAAGCACTCACACAACATTACCTGGGCGCGGCAGCCTTGACTGCCAAACGCTTTCGCCTTGGTGCCAGCAGCCTGCTTGCCAACCTTGAGGCGGTGCTGGGTGAGCTTGACGACGAAAGCCCCACCCAGCCTGGCGGCTACTGA
- the deoA gene encoding thymidine phosphorylase — MLAQEIIRIKRDGHTLSPIHIDHFVRGLVDGSWSEGQAAALAMAMFLKGMSRDETVALTQAMTHSGLVMDWSGSRLDGPILDKHSTGGVGDKLSLMLAPIVAACGGIVPMISGRGLGHTGGTLDKLGSIPGYQCTPDVATLHQALQSAGCAIIGQTAELAPADRRLYAIRDVTATVESVPLITASILSKKLAAGLQGLVMDVKVGNGAFADSMDMASTLAESLVQVANGAGLPTRAWLTDMNQVLGHACGNALEVMEAVDFLKGDATDLRQSIATLRLSAELLLMGGLAANEAEALQKAEQSVTSGRALEQFSRMVSALGGPADFAERPSHYLPHAPVQLPVTAPRNGWVSGMATRDIGLAVVELGGGRRKASDPIDASVGFTQFAHIGQQVHTGDVLALVHAADEASAERARQTLLACIQLGEQPSAMTPVMVRRILSNDA, encoded by the coding sequence ATGCTCGCTCAAGAAATTATCCGCATCAAACGCGACGGCCACACGCTCTCGCCCATACACATTGACCACTTTGTGCGGGGGCTGGTCGACGGCTCGTGGAGCGAAGGCCAGGCCGCCGCGCTGGCCATGGCGATGTTCCTCAAAGGCATGAGCCGAGATGAGACCGTGGCCCTGACGCAGGCCATGACCCACTCCGGCCTGGTCATGGACTGGTCTGGTTCCCGGCTGGACGGCCCGATTCTGGACAAACATTCCACCGGCGGGGTCGGTGACAAGCTCAGCCTGATGCTGGCCCCCATCGTGGCGGCCTGCGGCGGCATCGTGCCGATGATCTCGGGTCGCGGCCTGGGCCACACCGGCGGCACGCTCGACAAGCTGGGCAGCATTCCCGGCTACCAATGCACGCCCGACGTGGCGACCCTGCACCAGGCCCTGCAAAGCGCGGGCTGCGCCATCATCGGCCAGACCGCCGAGCTGGCCCCGGCAGACCGCCGCCTGTACGCCATCCGCGACGTGACCGCCACGGTGGAATCCGTGCCGCTGATCACCGCCAGCATCCTGTCGAAAAAACTCGCTGCCGGGCTGCAAGGCCTGGTGATGGACGTGAAGGTTGGCAACGGCGCGTTTGCCGACTCGATGGACATGGCCAGCACCCTGGCCGAATCGCTGGTGCAGGTGGCCAACGGGGCCGGCCTGCCCACCCGCGCCTGGCTGACCGACATGAACCAGGTGCTGGGCCATGCCTGCGGCAACGCGCTGGAGGTCATGGAAGCGGTGGACTTTTTGAAAGGTGATGCCACCGACCTGCGCCAAAGCATCGCCACCCTGCGCCTGAGCGCCGAATTGCTGCTGATGGGTGGCCTGGCCGCCAACGAGGCCGAGGCACTTCAAAAAGCAGAGCAATCTGTGACCAGCGGACGAGCGCTGGAGCAGTTTTCCCGCATGGTGAGTGCACTCGGCGGCCCGGCTGACTTTGCCGAGCGCCCCAGCCACTACCTGCCGCACGCCCCGGTGCAATTGCCGGTGACCGCGCCACGCAACGGCTGGGTCAGCGGCATGGCGACCCGCGACATTGGCCTGGCGGTGGTGGAACTCGGCGGCGGGCGGCGCAAAGCCAGCGACCCCATTGATGCCAGCGTCGGCTTCACCCAGTTTGCCCACATCGGCCAGCAAGTGCACACCGGTGACGTGCTGGCGCTGGTGCATGCAGCCGATGAAGCCAGCGCCGAAC